From the Vanacampus margaritifer isolate UIUO_Vmar chromosome 14, RoL_Vmar_1.0, whole genome shotgun sequence genome, the window TCGGCAACAATTATTTTGCTAGgatggcagctagctagctagttagctagcaatcAACGACGTGACAAAatgtagaaatattttttcaaatgccttattttttctctttttggatGCAAATCACACAAACAAAGATTTTTCACTAAAGATACAAAAATTTgggatatttttatttactttgctGGACAGTGCCAACATTGACAAACGGCTATTTGACACACAGCCAGCTATATGACATTTGCATACCAAATAGACGAATGCACTGGATACAAATTTCTAAAAGCCCAACATGGACAGATTAAAATACATTAGcctatttgtattattatttttggaagGATCAAAGTCGGTGCTCTCGTGTTCTTATGCACCAAACTCCTCCGAGCGTCTTTTAGGCTGGAACAGAGAAGGGGTCATCTCCATAGTGTTCCCACAAAGGTGGGACACATCAAATGCGCTAATATCATGGCAAAAATGATTCAGGGTAACTCGATTTAATTGAAGACTTAATTGTTAatttgaatgtgagtgtggaaTTGTTGTTCAATgtcaatttaataataatttttaatgggTTGGGAATTTGGGAGCatgtgtgattggctggtgaccagtccggGGTGTAacctgcctcttgcccaaatTCAGCTGAGATAGGTTCCAGCTCCTGCGTGACCCGAATGAGGACATTGGAAAATTGGAGAACCAAGATATTAGCAAAACCTGattgattaattcattaaacAGTGTGATCTGAGTCCTTACGGTGATGTCAGGAAATAGTCTAGATCTATCAAGAGAGGCCCTGTTTTATAGCTCAGAGTACATTGTTCACACTAGCTCACACCAAAAATGATTATGTATCATTTTCCTGACAAGGCCAACGTGTATAAACAAAAAACCAAATGAAGGAAAGAATGACTAGAGGTTGAACGTGCACACGGTGCAGCTGGGTAAGGTCTGTTTGGCTGACGAGACCAGCGAAACAGTGCGAGATAAAGCAAAGGGGATGACAGCGTGAAGGCAAATTGGCTCTGACTTACAGCaagaaaggagggaaaaaaaggattggATGTTGGCACGCAGGGAAAGTGAGTCTGCGGTAGACTTGTAAATAGCCGCAGGGACAGAAGGGATGGAGAAATGGAGCTATCAGCAGAGAAGCGATGAAGGTCTGGGCTGGAGCCAACATAAACACACGCCGGCCCTCAAGGAGCTGCAGCAACATACATGCGCGAAACGGCCTTGTCCGTACACAATatgtacaaacacaaacatgtaAACACTTAAGGCAGTACATTTCATatgcatcacacacacacacagcggaaGGCAAGCTCCCAAACCGCAACATCTTGAGTGTTAAGCCGtgtgtcatttcatttcatcacaTACTTCACATTAGTCCACTTTGCTACGATTCCACAGAATAAACATGCagcacccctaaaaaaaaaatggccgcagttttatttttacacatgtGAAATAAACACACGGGAGAGCTAGCGGCGCCCCGCAGAAAAATCACTCCTAGGATGTCCTGGCTAGCTCAATGAAAATCATTttcactgtatataaaaaaataaataaataaaaaagcaattcCTTCATCATGTGCGTGTGAATGATGAGAGATGCGACCTAGCTACCTAGCCTGCATTAACGTGTGACCGAGCGTAGCTTGCCGTGCTGCAAAACGAGCGCCCTCCTGCTCGGTCTTGTTTTTGACCAGCCAACCAACCGACCGACACACACGCAGCTGCCAACGTGGGCTCAGTGTTTTCTTAAGCATTCAAAAGGTGTTTGGCAAAACTGTAGCGGGATTGAGCACCTGCCGAGCGTGTCTGCCTGGAATGCAAAACACGAGTCGTGGTCGTCACTCCGTCACCAGTGCAGGCTTCCATGATAGCACGGTTGAGGTGTGAGAGTCTTTTAAATTGCTTGATTTAATTAAtactgtgtatttaaaaaagtagaGGTTCGACAGCTATCATCATTAATTATTaaacataattattttgatCATCAATTTATCATTTAGAGACCTTGTTTGATTTATGGTATGCTTCAACATAACTGAAAGCATGACGAATGAACCTATGCAATCAATGATGGCTGAATGAGCATCTCTACATATAAAATAAGCATAAAGCCACCTACCATTGGCTGGAACATGTGCTTCAACATCAATTCTTGCTTTGATATAGAACACTAATCCCTGCAAGTAAAGACAATCAGTTGAACAGgaagaaaaatggcaaaaaaggtTGTATGAACCAACCCTGGTAGACTTTTGACCTCACTTACCTCAAAATGGCCGGATCATGTGTCAACAACATACAGCACATGGTTTGCATACTCTGTCTCAGTAAGCGATGATTTATTTTTCGATATAATGCATCCGCCAAGCAGGTGtggcatatcaagatgctgattagacatcGTGCCTGAagctgcccacaataaaagccCATTCTAAAATATGCAGTTTCATCAAAACTTAATTCACTTGGTATGGAATACCATTCGTGTTTTAATGAGAAGTGATGTTTGAACCTCTTCACTGTACTTTTCTTGTATTGGAGATTGTTCATTAATTTtagcacatttctttttttgattggTTAGAAGAAAAGAAATAACCTTGATTATACTGCCAAGTGCGTTGACAAAGGATAATGATGCCTGAGGCTTAATTGCGCACTAACAAGAGAATTCTATCTTTACCAACTCTACAGAAGGGTGACCAGACATTCTGACTTTAAGCCTCGATTCCCGGCGGATTTCACCAGCCCcatagttttgttttgtccaaCTTTTATGAAGATGCCATCCGGGTATTTTTAGTCCAGTCAGCAAACCAATTGTTTAGGCCATGtttatgtcaatcacacagttgtcatagcgatgaATACGATAAACTCCTTCCTATTTCCTTTCACACTCATACTTGCGCTCACTCTCATCCCCATCAAATCGCTAGCAGCCGCATGCGTGTTTTTCGTCATATCGGAACttgaactacttcctgctttcgtgtctaagaatcatgggtaATGTAGTCTTACTAGCCTCATGATGCGGTCGCCGATCACCAATTCATTTGTTGAGCagtgttgaactgtcaaccaataTATTCATGTTTCAATGGTACTTgttcgattgattgattgattgtaaattgaaattattaaatgaagtaaaaaatttaaaaattaaaaatatagcattagctaaagtaataacacaaccagctGTCACCAGAATGGCTACAGCAATTAAATTGGTCATaaataattcattaataataataataataatgatttattatgtagtctattttatttaatttgtacattttttgcattcatttcactggtgGTAATTCTTTAGACCGGGACTCCAGCCCCCCTTATCCCAGATTGAATCATGTTGTTTAACAgacttgaaataaatacaacctTGCATAATATATAACCACGTCTGCTACATTTCAGCCTCCCTCCTCTCTTCTCCAcgccagtggggggggggggggggttgtggttGCAGTAGTGGCACTTGTGGCCGGTGTATGTTGCCACATAAAGCAACAACCTGCATGGCAGTTCAAAGCCAAGTGCGAGGGGACATGAAAGTAGCACACAAGATCACAGGGTGAAATGGCAAGGAGCGTAAACAGaacacgcctccatttgggggCCCAGCTCAAGTGTACCCTCATTGGGGGCTCTCAACTTTATGGATGCTTGCCGGTTTCAACTCTATCCATTTGCAGAACAAGTAGACATCTGCCACCCTGCACTGCTTGGTGCTCATCACCAATCCAAACATGCGTTTAATTGCGTCCACTGTGACACTAGACATTGGGAATATTGACAGGCGTGTTACAAAGCAGCCAGGTTGTTTTGAGTATTTTAGCGTGTCCAGCTCCCAGGCGGGCTGTTGCTTTGTGAAAGCCCCATATTGTATTTCTTTCCTGTGCCAGAGCACGTTTCCTGTGGCGCTGCCGTGTCAAACAACGATGACCCGCCGCTTCCTGCAAGTCGCATGGAGGCGAGGCCCTGCCACGAGCCCCGGGGGCCTCTTGGCCAGCCACCGAACATGCGTCCCCAAGTCTCCCGCCCCTCGCTTTCAAGTCATCCCCCACCTTGCTTCTACAGCATCTCATTTTTCTCCCGCTGCCCCTTTCCCCACGCATCTTCCCTCCTTCCCTCATCATCCTTTTTACCTCAACTCTACCTTGCCCCTTTCTACTCCACGCTTCCCTTTATCCGCACCTCCTTTCCTCTTTGGATTCAATCTTCCCTCCCCCCATTCAGGTCACAAGAGGTTCTGTCAGACATTTCCCGTGCACGCCGTTGATCCAGACCACACCTTGTGAGGGGGATTTCTTCCCCAGTCACGTGACTCACGTGCAGTCTTAAGTCAAATGCCCCTAAGTGGCGATAGGCATGATAACAAAAATGTTCTTGCTCACCAGTGGTATGACacaggggtgttagaaaaatcgcgatattacagcggtCAATTCTacaatcgattcgatatgcagccgaatcaatttttttttttaatttttggggggaatattcaacaaaacgtgttacttagggttaggaattgTTGGAACAtttagccttaatatttgattttagtgctgttcaaacatgaaacagactgcaatctgaattttcagataaatacattttcatacaaatcttacggtgtacatgtacaagtttactgatttatattttctaaattatttctagattaaaaaaaaataaaaaatcgcaataatcaatttatagatttgtatcgggattaatcggtatcgaatcgagaCCTaggaatcgtgatacgaatcgaatcatTGGCCTCCACTTTATAGGGAAATTTGGGGTTTGCATTAAGGCGGAAAATTCAGCTCAATATTTACTAAGTAACAAGTATGAGTGTTTATTTTGATCTTCTGATGAAGTCAGAAAGACCATCAGTGCATTACAGCTGCGCCTTCAATAGTCTGCTTTAAAGAGACATATCCAAGTAAACACCTGTGAGCCGTTTTGTGTTGAGCTGCCAATTGGAGCACTGCTATTGTTCCCTGTAGAAATCAAAAACATGGCAGAGGTAAAAGACTTAATGTGACTGATGACTACTAGCTTACAAAAGAGCCTCCTTACAACTGTAACTTGGacagagggggggaaaaaaattcccattttgcTTGCATCTGTTGGCCGGGTCGGCGGGGCTTACAATTGGCTTCTCTTCCCGTCTCATTTGGAGGTCATGTGTCAGCGCGCGCGAGCTGGCGACGCAAACACGCTTTTCCTAAGTGCTTCTTTTTTACACTCCGTCCTGTCCGGGTCAGGGAGCAGGAAGTGAGCTGGGAGAAAAGAAGGAAGCAGAAGCAGTTCTCTGTAGCTGCAGGTAGTCACCTTCAGTCGTGACCTTCAACCCGGCCCTCAATCAGGCTGACAGCGCTTGCTTGGACAAAGCGCAGATGTGCATAAACAGTATGCGCAACCATGTAGAAGCCTCTTCCagacacaaagacaaaaatcctcttaatttatttctttattatgtGACAACAATGTTCACGTGTGACATTTACAGACGTGGACAGGAAAGCTGTATTTCCTttcatcaaaatatattttatgatgACGGCGAAGCTCTGTGCAAAAGGAACTGCTGGTATAAGCGCCCTTCGCCGTCCTGGCTGCTTTTGAACAGAGCCTGTGACCTCACCAGGTCCAAAAGAACAACCTGCTGCCATGTTTGGAAGGTTCGAGTTTACTCTCGACGGTCGGGTTGGGTTCGGGGCGCGGGCGGGAGTGGTAGGGGTTCTCAGGTGGGGGCCTCGAGGTTGAAACCTTggtcacctaaaaaaaaaaaaaaaatcaaaatcaagcaGGCACAACCGTCACCTGGTTTCCACGGCAAACACTTCCTTTCATTGAAATGTCTACAACAGGGGCCTCTGAGGACCCGAAAAACTGAAACGGTCCCCTTTTCAGAGAACTTTTACAAAACTGCCACCATATACGAGCATAATGTTGTGGCTAACTTCACTCAAATGTGGCTAAGACATTTTGATACCGTTTAGCCACAGTGGCTAAAAGCTTTCATGAGCCAGTGTCAACTCTGAAACTGAATCGGGAGTTTTGTTTGATAACACTAAAATGATCACATTTTACtgtaagcggttcagataattgACGGATGGGTTGAAGTTAAAGGATGCCATTCTTGTGAGTACGTACCACATTATTCAAAATGcacagcaaaatcgccagtgttaAATTACACACTAAgaatgttaaatctaacactagaaaagtgtttatatgtgtccacatCAATGcatgtaaatctgacacttttcaaagagTTACTCCCAACACTGTAGcgttaaaaatctacactgcTAAACACTAAGTAGTGTTGAAcgtactctacactagtgtcagtgttaaacatttacacACTTAAAACTCTTATTGCATAAGTGTCAGAGTTAAAATTTCAACTCAATGGTACTTCACTTATATAGAATTTTTTCCTTCTTACACGGCCcttaaagtgctttacatttttttttctttttttatggagagcacagtattgttcattcgatttgacatgtcatcattgctctcctttttttattattttttttttatatatatatatatatattttttttttttgtatgtgggtgagtatgtgtatgtgcgtgcgtgcgagcgtgtgtgtattcattagttcacctaaaacctattaaaaaaaatcccatactaataatataatataataataaattgccaaatgcagaaacatcaatgtaagttatcacgatgtggtggctctcgctaacaggcagaattaagtaaccagaattaggttaaaaaattcttgtGCTTTACATTTGGACTACTGGCACCGGAAGCAACTGGTCTGGTTCACACTGGCCTAGGGTCGAACCCACACTCTCTCAGGTtcgggagacgaccactctaccactgagtcaAGCCGccctaacaacaacaactggatgTATCGCTGTTGAAATGTCAACAGCGCGCTGGGAAACTAGAAAGTTTCTccttcaccggaaatgagggcgtggtcaatttaacactcaaggtggTGCTgttcaggttacacccaacatccagCCCAACACTCGAGGAAATTTACTCCGACAGGGTTAAAACAACACGGCTTACTGCCTATTTGATCAAATAGTGGACATTTAAAACCGATTTGCTGTGTAGCTACTTAAGGCGGCATAATTATGCCAAACGAAATGTAGTTTGTTCTCACTACGCGACCTCAacataaaattagttttttctaTGACCTCAacataaaattagttttttctaTGTCAAGTTGTTGAACGACTGCTGAAAGTGAGCCAGGGACATCGCAGTAATCACAACTTAGCTGTCTGTCATTTTCCACCTCAGCTCTCTGAAGAGTTGAGAACAATAGATTTGATTGACAGGGAAAAGTTGgagtggagagagagagagaaaaaaaaagggcatgaTTTGTGAAATGTACAGGCAGATGCAATCAGACGCTCCTCCAATCAACACGGGCGGCAGCCATCAAACGGAAGTGCTCGCTATTGAGGCTCACCTTCGACAGGTCTCCCAGCTCGGGTCGCTCCCAGCCCAGCTTGTCCAGGACACAGTTGTCGAAGGCGTGCTGTTGCTGGCGGCAACGGCGCAGCTCGGCCGAATTGGTGTAGTCCAGACAGGTCCAGTACTCGGTGAATGACTCGGCGCACTTCCCCTTGATTTGCCTAACGGGTGCAGGTGAACAACATAGGAAATATGTAACGGCGTTCGCTGCACCAGTGGCGGAAAGACATGATTAGACTGATTgacaatatagaaataaatgactGTTTACCAGGACTCTGTTTTCAATTGATCTGTGCAACAATTCAAAGCATTGCGAGGCTTTTTAGATGCTTTATGCACATTTGCTCAGTGAAACCAACATAACATTTCAGGGTTTTGAGTAGTTTTACTAAATTTCTGATAGGGCTGAACAATCAATCAAATTGACATCGAAATGGAGTAGAACACAATTTTTTGAATTGCTAAGGCTTTATTTTGGACAGGCCAGGGACTCCTTTGGTtacgtgcctcgtccgtagcaccttctttttcattgATTTCctacagtaatcacgccattttaaagttatttaaagttgtgttgttgttacctccagcaacggatgTCCATCAGCAGGTCAGCTTGCCATGAGGCgcatcacatttccgtgtttatagatacgctctgccgtccgtcagcaatgaatgtccgtgcagaAACACGAAACATTGGTTCCAAGACTCTTAATATTTTGAtgtggtgggaatctttgaatgtctcacaattcgattccgatttttgggcctgcgattcggttcagaatagattttcgataaagaacgattttttttatttaaaaatgatttgattgacaacaatttttgcttcaatctatacatgtgcaaggaattgtaatgatctactccagtctgactcgctaatgctaattagcgcactactcgcggcacttttatcatgCAAAAGAACGGCTCgatgctggaaaaaaacaaacttttattggaataacttgatcgtgactttttccttcttttctctaatatggctacaacttaacattatattagtggccaaaccgggtacaacatgaacagcgctcccaataaaggcacaaacAGACAGAagcaagacggtataaaataattttaatgaaaTTGATTTCGGGACAtttaaatcgattctgaatcgtagtaaatgagaatcgcgatttttatgattttttggcacatccCTAGTAAATATCAACTTAAtggggaaatccgacttaagtcgaaattcgtgTTACAtagccagcgtaggaacggaactccgccggAACTTGAGGACTacttgtatactgtatgtatattttatttatttatattatagtGTCTGGCGAATTTCAGATCTTAGGAGGGCAGTCCACATGTTTGGTTGTAGTGATACAGCCACAGATTGGTtggcattattgttgtaatttgatttatgCAACACGTGTTTGGGAGAATTTTGTGAAGTGTAGTGAATGCTTACAAGACTGCAAGTCAGTGTTTAGGAAGTTAAGAACTCTAATTGAAGTAGGAAACTGTCTTTCATCTTAATTTATGGTTCAATTACCTTTATTTTAGCAAAAGCTAATCAATAAGAACTAAGtaatatgtataataaatctgataccgtttattgtaatacaaaCTATTTCATTGCTTGTGTAGTGTTTGTTAAAGTAAATGAGAACAGGACAGAGAAGAGGGGAAAAACAATTACATATTTATTCGGAACCgcaatattggggggggggggcaattagatatttttttctaaattgttcAGCACTAATCTCTGGCAGCTTTATTGGTCTTTACATAATCAGAACAATCACTTGCATTCCAACTCCTTTTATGTGACAGGACTAAACCAACAACATGTTTATGCCGAGCAGTTTATTTGCTAACACAGCaaagaggtgtgtgtgtgtgtgtgtgtgtgtgtgtgtgtgtgtgtgtggcagccAAGAGGTGAAGCGAATTGTCAAAGGAAAAACATTGTTTTATAACAAGAAAACTGCCAAGAAAGACGGGGTTAAAGTGATTAGCTGTTTATAACCGATTTGTTCTTAAATGTTAAATGGGTCTTTAAAAAATGCAAGTGATTATTTCTTAAAACTAGTAGAATTTTTTACTCTATTGGGTCAGTTCGTTTCTTAGTTCTAGAATACAAGTCCAACCTACCATTTTCTTTTCAAGGTGGCCAGTTTTTAGTTAATAACTTGTGACACACTAGTCTCTTTTAGGTACCTGAAGAAATTGAGTGCACACTCGTTGACTTTCCTCCCTTCTTCCAGACACTTGCGAGGGTCCTTTTCCTCCCAGCGGCAGAGCATGAACTCTTTGTTGGGTTTGTCACACTGGGAGCCGTAGTGGTGAGCGGACGCCTTCAGCACCGCAGATGAGACATTGATCTGGTTGTgcgtccaaaaaaaagaagaatgacaATCAACTAACACGTTTACATGACAAGTAAGTTTCTTGTAGTAGATTGCAGCAAGCTACAAACAGTTAGCTATGCTGCTAATACGCTAGCTTCTTAGATGCGGTATAATTTCAATTCACACTGCTGCTCACCTCATCAACGTTCAGCTCCTGCAAAGTGGGAATCTCCACCGGCATGGCTGCATGCGTGTGTAACAAAGCACACGCAGAACAACCGACAACACGGACTAAATGTTCAAGGTCTTCTCGTCTAGCTCAGGACGAGCGACGGAGCCGCGTAGAAGGTCAGTTTTCTCTTCAAACGTCTGTCGACTAGGAGGCGCGTGTGGATGACGTAGTACGAGCGACAATACATCAGATTACGCATGCATACTGGGGATATGgggaaaagtgtttttgtttgtttgttttttaataaatctgaCTTTGGTCTAATTTTATAGTTTATGTATATTTTCTTCGTTAACATGTTTCAGTATAATATATTATCACAAGACGACACGTTCATTTGACACAATACTGACTTGAGATAccatgttgccatggtaactgtACACTCCGACGATGTTGACTGTTGAACGTTTTATGCACGTCATTGCGACGGTCTATGTTGTCTACTTAAACTACTGTTGCTCTTTTTGGGGTAAACATCGGTTTCTTTCATTTGTGTCAAAGTAAAGCGGAGAGGAAAATAACTTTTAAGGAGACTGGCCATTGAAAGAGAAAGTAAAAATGGAGCTCACCGGAAGCAGTTATGAAGGGCCTACTCTAAATAGCAGGTAAGTACGAGCCATTTCAATTCCATATGGGTTGATGAATGGGCGGACGGATGGGTGGATAATACAACATCTTTTGTGGGACATTACATTGTCACAGCATCAATATTCACAGTTACAGCAAATAAAGAGCCAAAATTGCAGATCAACTTTTGAAGGGAGCCTATGATAGCTGCACAGACACATATagacaaaaaatgtttgtgtgtgtttagttactttattttttttatttttacttttatttattttcaattgggTTTTTTTCTATGCCTACTAGTGGTGCATGTATTGTTGTTTCTGGACATACAGGCACAGTGGACCCTGGCTATTCGCAGTGGATAGGGACTAAGGCAGACCACGAAGAGCGAAAATCAACAAATAATTGGCACAATATTATaaatgcaatgaaaaaaaacaatacttgcgtgaaaaaaagcaaacaagtaGGGGgtcaataaaaaatgtgaataattgtGGGTTTACGTGAATAATGAGTTATAGATAGCCTACCCCCCAAAATATGCGATTGATTGCCAAACCCTGAATGAGGAAGCCACATGTAGTTGCATAGTAATTGCTTCGCTTATTGTGATGTATTAACCTGCCTTTCATGGTCTAGAGCAAATCTAGTGTGTAAACACTAATTTCActattcatgcttttttttttttttttaatcattctgatttatatatgtttatgcAAGGTGTTGACATCATGCTGGTCTATTGTGTTGTCAGGATGGAAGGAGAAGGGGAGTACACCTTCCCATCCGAAACCAAGTATATAGGTCAGATGAAAGATGGGATGTTCCATGGCGCAGGGGTGCTCCACTTTCCAAATGGGAGTAAATACGAGGCCACCTGGGAGAACGGCATTGCAACgcaggtgtgtgtttttttgtgtgtgtttgtaagcCCACATCTACACTATGTGTTTCACATCCGTTATACTTAATATTACATCTGCTACATGTTATAGCAATCACTCATCATTCTTGTAGTAGCTATTAGGTTTCCCTGTGTCATGCTTGACAAAGGTGTATTCTGTCCTGGTCGTGTGCATTTACAGCAGCAATCATTGCAATTATTATCATCAATTCAGACGAGGGTCACTTCAAATGATAGTTATGGTGAACCATGACTAAACTCAGCCAAGACTTCCCTGCACCTGCTTTGATGCAACTATGCCAAGCCCAAAAGGCAACACACGGAACCTTGTACA encodes:
- the ndufa8 gene encoding NADH dehydrogenase [ubiquinone] 1 alpha subcomplex subunit 8, whose translation is MPVEIPTLQELNVDEINVSSAVLKASAHHYGSQCDKPNKEFMLCRWEEKDPRKCLEEGRKVNECALNFFRQIKGKCAESFTEYWTCLDYTNSAELRRCRQQQHAFDNCVLDKLGWERPELGDLSKVTKVSTSRPPPENPYHSRPRPEPNPTVESKLEPSKHGSRLFFWTW